The following proteins are encoded in a genomic region of Lactiplantibacillus plantarum:
- a CDS encoding GtrA family protein has protein sequence MGQLIKQLWQRYQSVLSYLIFGGLTTLINIIVFGIFNQFWPYWIANTIAWLISVLFAYITNKIWVFDSQTPTFRAVLIEMTSFFGFRLLSYFIDQGIMIVGISVLHGNDLIVKLIDQIIVVLLNWFFSKLFIFKDRGH, from the coding sequence GTGGGACAACTTATCAAACAACTCTGGCAACGCTATCAAAGCGTCCTTTCCTATTTAATCTTTGGGGGCTTAACCACCCTAATTAATATTATTGTTTTTGGAATTTTCAACCAATTCTGGCCCTACTGGATAGCCAATACGATTGCCTGGCTCATCTCAGTGCTATTCGCCTATATCACGAATAAAATTTGGGTATTTGACTCACAAACACCTACTTTCCGTGCTGTTTTAATTGAAATGACATCATTCTTCGGATTCCGCCTACTCAGTTACTTTATTGACCAGGGGATTATGATTGTCGGTATTTCGGTTCTGCACGGAAACGACCTTATCGTCAAATTAATTGATCAAATTATTGTGGTATTACTCAATTGGTTCTTCAGTAAACTATTTATTTTCAAGGACCGTGGTCATTAA
- a CDS encoding universal stress protein: MVQEYSNILVPLDGSQQAEIALDKAVAVAKRNEAHIDVLAVIDPGQFGYNLAGLADGDITYQLVQDSEAYLKETVDQVKKDGFTDIAFHIRMGSPKPIISQDFVKDHHNDLIMMGATGLNAVERVLEGSVTTYVQRNALTDVIVVKTDLQNTQVEK; encoded by the coding sequence ATGGTACAAGAATATTCGAATATTTTAGTTCCCCTCGATGGCTCACAACAAGCTGAGATTGCGCTTGATAAAGCAGTTGCAGTCGCTAAACGTAATGAGGCACATATCGACGTGTTAGCAGTCATTGATCCCGGTCAGTTTGGGTATAATTTAGCTGGTTTGGCGGATGGTGATATTACGTATCAATTGGTTCAGGATTCTGAAGCTTATTTAAAAGAAACGGTTGATCAAGTCAAAAAGGATGGCTTTACGGACATTGCCTTCCACATTCGAATGGGAAGTCCGAAACCAATTATTTCACAGGACTTCGTCAAGGATCATCATAATGACTTGATCATGATGGGGGCAACCGGGTTAAATGCCGTTGAACGCGTGCTGGAAGGCTCGGTTACAACGTATGTGCAGCGTAATGCGTTGACTGATGTAATCGTGGTTAAGACGGATTTGCAAAATACGCAGGTTGAAAAGTAG
- a CDS encoding ATP-binding cassette domain-containing protein produces MSIQVQAVQQAFRGQTVLDNLNLTIKPNTIYGLLGRNGAGKSTLLNIISNRIFADSGTVTMDNESMCDNDRTLGKVYLMSEVNLYSERSRVKQLFKTTALLYGDFNDTYAKKLAQTFGLDLNARFGKLSTGYRTIFKLIIALCVPAEYIFLDEPVLGLDANHREIFYQELIETYSDHPRTFVISTHLIEEITNLIEHVFVLDHHHIIVDGDVTDILGQSYAVTGPQTDVSTYTDGLNIIGKDHLGGITAHYVYGPLDNDRPIPDTVTVEHLDLQKLFVNLTNTKEEAAAHVN; encoded by the coding sequence ATGAGTATTCAAGTTCAGGCTGTCCAGCAGGCCTTTCGCGGTCAAACCGTCCTGGATAATCTTAACCTAACGATCAAACCAAACACGATTTACGGTTTGCTAGGCCGCAATGGTGCTGGTAAAAGTACCTTGCTGAACATTATCAGCAATCGTATCTTTGCTGACAGCGGAACGGTCACCATGGACAACGAATCCATGTGTGATAACGACCGCACGTTAGGAAAGGTTTACTTGATGAGTGAAGTTAACCTCTATTCTGAGCGTTCCCGGGTCAAACAACTGTTTAAAACCACCGCACTACTCTATGGTGATTTTAATGACACTTATGCTAAAAAACTAGCACAAACCTTTGGCCTCGATTTAAACGCGCGATTTGGCAAATTATCGACGGGTTACCGAACAATTTTTAAACTGATTATTGCGTTATGTGTACCGGCTGAATACATCTTTTTAGATGAACCAGTCCTCGGTCTGGATGCTAATCACCGCGAAATTTTCTATCAAGAACTGATTGAAACCTATAGTGACCATCCCCGCACATTCGTGATTTCGACTCATCTCATTGAAGAAATTACGAACTTGATTGAACATGTCTTTGTGCTGGACCATCATCATATTATTGTTGATGGTGATGTCACCGACATCCTAGGGCAATCTTACGCGGTAACTGGTCCACAAACTGATGTCAGCACTTATACGGATGGTTTAAATATTATCGGCAAGGATCATCTTGGCGGAATTACGGCCCACTACGTTTACGGGCCATTAGATAACGACCGACCAATTCCTGATACGGTCACGGTCGAGCATCTGGACCTACAAAAACTATTTGTTAACCTGACTAATACCAAGGAGGAGGCCGCCGCTCATGTCAATTAA
- a CDS encoding GntR family transcriptional regulator, producing the protein MQFNFNSTEPIYLQVADQIEEAIFTETFAEGEQIPSTTEISKEFHINPATVLKGMNILVDAQLIEKRRGVGMFVIAGAQQRIVEKRRDQFYTDYVKKLVAEAQKLHITQDELAKLIERGFSES; encoded by the coding sequence ATGCAGTTCAACTTTAATAGCACGGAACCAATCTACTTGCAGGTTGCCGACCAAATTGAAGAAGCTATCTTTACGGAAACCTTCGCTGAAGGTGAACAAATTCCTTCGACAACCGAGATTTCTAAAGAATTTCATATTAATCCTGCGACCGTGCTTAAGGGCATGAATATTCTAGTTGATGCCCAATTGATTGAAAAACGGCGTGGGGTCGGGATGTTTGTCATCGCCGGTGCACAACAACGAATCGTTGAAAAGCGCCGGGATCAGTTCTACACCGACTACGTTAAAAAACTAGTCGCTGAAGCACAAAAGCTCCACATTACGCAAGATGAATTAGCTAAATTAATTGAACGGGGGTTTTCCGAATCATGA
- a CDS encoding FtsX-like permease family protein, with the protein MLTKLAMTGFKHRWRDYLVLFSGLIMSSAIFYMFEALATNQDFLKQNTSISMVGLIFQFGSVLLTIITLVYIGYANSFLLSMRKRDYGLFMLVGARKSKIGQLIWLETLLVGITATIVGILVGTALTVGVSQILINSLGLTLHHFAAWYTPAAIATLLLYVGLFLIAGLFNLLSLTKTPALKLLHSNDQPNRPQLKPARQLIEIVVGVISIAIGYWSMANLKILQLMGIGIALVTIVLGTYLLFNAIFVWLMVALKRFSFAQRGLNGFTLSQLSFRIRNYTKMLSIVAMLFALALGAITVGMGFHSQIPSMANINNAYDMGLVNASTAEKAQIAAMKPKTTATYHFKATKKVVYFQAAEFNRQPFTTIHTRNKNQLTFNTVHNNAAKLQKSEDNYQLMQLQSGVMATATPVFLSKTAYAKLAQPEQRLTVFTTNNVIEHRVALNKLAKHHFHTTSPEQFGGRYAMYLMVNGMYSGLEFMGMFLGIAFLAMLASCLMFKILSGADADQHRYKMLDKVGTTRRQLNGAINKEIAVLFILPGIVGIVHVLFGLQMFKIIMVTSPYTGIWLPFLIFAGLYLLYYLITITIYRRIVLQ; encoded by the coding sequence ATGTTAACTAAACTTGCCATGACCGGCTTCAAACACCGTTGGCGCGACTACCTCGTTCTCTTTTCAGGACTGATCATGTCTAGCGCAATCTTCTATATGTTTGAAGCACTGGCCACTAACCAAGATTTCTTAAAACAAAATACGAGTATTAGTATGGTCGGCCTCATCTTCCAATTTGGTTCCGTACTACTCACAATCATCACATTAGTCTACATTGGCTATGCTAACTCATTCTTATTAAGTATGCGTAAGCGAGACTACGGGCTCTTCATGCTCGTTGGTGCACGCAAAAGTAAGATTGGTCAATTAATTTGGCTGGAAACACTACTTGTCGGTATCACTGCAACCATTGTCGGCATTCTTGTGGGAACAGCCTTAACTGTCGGTGTAAGCCAGATTCTGATTAACAGTCTAGGCCTGACGCTTCACCATTTTGCAGCCTGGTACACGCCAGCTGCCATTGCGACACTGTTACTCTACGTTGGATTGTTCTTAATTGCCGGTTTATTCAACCTGCTATCCCTGACCAAGACACCAGCCTTGAAATTACTACACAGTAATGATCAACCTAACCGGCCACAACTAAAACCAGCCCGTCAACTCATCGAAATTGTCGTCGGTGTCATTTCAATTGCAATTGGTTACTGGTCAATGGCTAACCTGAAAATTTTGCAACTGATGGGAATTGGAATTGCGCTCGTCACAATTGTTCTTGGAACTTATCTGCTGTTTAACGCTATTTTTGTCTGGTTAATGGTCGCACTCAAACGATTCTCATTTGCCCAACGTGGTTTGAATGGCTTCACCTTATCACAGCTAAGCTTTAGAATTCGTAATTACACTAAGATGCTGTCAATTGTCGCAATGCTATTCGCACTAGCTCTCGGCGCAATTACAGTTGGAATGGGCTTTCACAGTCAAATTCCATCAATGGCTAATATTAATAACGCTTATGATATGGGACTGGTCAACGCTAGTACCGCTGAAAAAGCACAAATTGCAGCGATGAAGCCCAAGACAACGGCGACCTATCATTTCAAAGCAACCAAGAAAGTCGTTTATTTCCAAGCTGCTGAATTCAATCGGCAACCATTCACGACTATTCATACTCGCAATAAGAATCAACTGACTTTTAATACCGTTCATAATAATGCGGCTAAATTACAAAAATCAGAAGATAATTATCAACTGATGCAGCTTCAGAGTGGTGTCATGGCAACCGCAACACCCGTATTTTTATCAAAAACGGCGTACGCGAAACTTGCCCAGCCTGAACAGCGACTAACTGTGTTTACTACCAACAACGTTATCGAACATCGCGTTGCATTGAACAAACTGGCCAAACATCACTTTCACACTACCAGCCCTGAACAATTTGGAGGTCGCTATGCGATGTATCTAATGGTTAACGGCATGTACTCCGGGCTGGAATTTATGGGTATGTTCCTCGGTATCGCCTTTCTTGCAATGCTAGCTAGTTGCCTGATGTTCAAGATTCTGTCTGGTGCCGATGCCGATCAACACCGTTACAAAATGCTCGATAAAGTTGGAACCACTAGACGCCAGCTCAACGGTGCCATTAACAAAGAAATTGCTGTGCTCTTTATTCTTCCTGGAATCGTTGGTATTGTACACGTCTTGTTTGGGTTACAAATGTTCAAAATCATAATGGTTACCTCACCATATACCGGAATTTGGTTACCATTCTTGATTTTTGCCGGTCTCTACCTACTTTACTATCTCATTACGATCACCATCTATCGGCGAATCGTTTTACAATAA
- a CDS encoding ABC transporter ATP-binding protein: MTTTPIMTVSDLHKTYGKAGSKQYEALKGINFNVQPGEFVGIMGASGSGKTTLLNMLATLDQPTSGEVTIHQQPITHLKGNQLADFRAKEIGFIFQDFNLLETMTAYENIALPLSLQNTPVKKIKPAVEKVAHQLGIEEFLSNYPNELSGGQKQRVAAARALINDPAILFGDEPTGALDSKSARELLDLFTKINQERAVSILLVTHDPFSASFCQRILFIKDGRIGQELKRGDLSRSDFYQQVLDNLGTFEQ; encoded by the coding sequence ATGACAACCACACCAATCATGACCGTCAGCGACCTGCACAAAACGTATGGTAAGGCGGGCAGCAAACAATACGAAGCGTTAAAAGGCATTAATTTCAATGTGCAACCAGGGGAATTTGTCGGAATCATGGGCGCATCTGGTTCAGGGAAAACCACCTTGCTCAATATGCTGGCCACACTGGACCAACCAACTAGCGGTGAAGTAACGATTCATCAACAACCGATTACACATCTGAAAGGCAATCAACTTGCTGATTTCCGGGCCAAAGAGATTGGGTTTATCTTCCAAGATTTCAACTTATTAGAAACTATGACTGCTTACGAGAATATCGCCCTACCATTGTCGCTGCAAAATACGCCAGTCAAAAAGATCAAGCCAGCTGTCGAAAAAGTCGCACACCAATTGGGAATTGAAGAATTCCTATCAAACTATCCTAATGAATTATCTGGTGGTCAAAAGCAACGTGTGGCAGCCGCACGAGCCTTAATCAATGACCCCGCTATTCTATTTGGTGATGAACCAACTGGTGCCCTTGATTCTAAGTCAGCGCGTGAATTACTCGACCTGTTCACCAAAATCAACCAAGAACGGGCTGTCTCTATCTTGCTGGTGACCCATGACCCATTTTCAGCTAGCTTCTGTCAACGAATCTTATTCATCAAAGATGGCCGGATTGGGCAAGAACTTAAACGTGGGGATTTAAGCCGCAGTGATTTTTATCAACAAGTCCTCGACAACCTAGGGACGTTTGAACAGTAA